A DNA window from Paenibacillus andongensis contains the following coding sequences:
- a CDS encoding SMI1/KNR4 family protein yields the protein MKELNKVIPNNELSLEEVGLFVRSEHLLKLLHEMELNTDRPFDGCIEAEIKLLEQEMGIKLPESYRQYLLAVGHYSGKLFQGTDTNFS from the coding sequence ATGAAGGAATTGAATAAGGTCATCCCGAATAATGAATTATCCCTTGAGGAAGTAGGTTTGTTTGTGAGAAGTGAACATTTATTAAAGCTCCTGCATGAGATGGAATTGAATACTGACCGTCCATTTGATGGGTGTATCGAAGCAGAAATAAAGTTACTGGAGCAAGAAATGGGAATCAAGTTACCCGAGTCTTATCGCCAATACTTACTTGCTGTTGGCCATTATTCAGGAAAATTATTCCAAGGTACAGATACGAATTTCTCATAA